The following proteins are encoded in a genomic region of Helicobacter macacae MIT 99-5501:
- a CDS encoding ABC transporter permease, producing the protein MNKASTNLSFLQILLCEYKAILSNKLVVMVVFIGSLVYGLLYPMPYLNDIVTKQRLVIIDEDKSDLSRRLIFLASSTPQIALLKEVDSISKAQSLIEAFEADGVMLIPKGFEANAKKGVGSVVSYMGNASYFLIYGAIVEGVHNAINALSDELRKEKEPSLRSSEIITLESIPLYNTNLGYANYALAAVLVFILHQTSIAGSGILSAYQNRVRKEKWQKEKLQSKDKMRGQSAENISENIGGNVGLKSSVDFGGDYEGYFEVVPIWKLIFGRILAFVGIYSVLFLLYFGVLFPTLGIHIHARASDFWCFSLPFMACCVACGVALGSFFSDESIPTQVIFVSSMPLVFIMGFIWPSELLPVFLRELSYLIPAFHGIRGLISLNQMGAEFASVMGHFFAFFIIGGFCFLLAWLVLSYRKRERV; encoded by the coding sequence ATGAATAAAGCAAGCACAAATCTATCATTTTTGCAGATTTTGCTATGTGAATACAAAGCCATACTTAGCAACAAACTTGTCGTAATGGTGGTTTTTATCGGCTCTCTTGTGTATGGGCTACTATATCCTATGCCATATCTAAATGACATCGTTACCAAGCAGAGATTAGTCATCATCGATGAGGACAAAAGCGATTTAAGCAGGAGGCTTATTTTTCTTGCTTCTAGCACACCACAAATCGCCCTGCTTAAAGAGGTGGATTCTATCTCAAAGGCGCAAAGCCTAATTGAAGCCTTTGAAGCTGATGGGGTTATGCTTATCCCTAAGGGCTTTGAAGCAAATGCCAAAAAGGGCGTGGGCTCTGTGGTGTCATATATGGGAAATGCCTCGTATTTCCTCATATATGGTGCGATAGTCGAGGGCGTGCATAATGCTATAAATGCTCTAAGCGATGAGCTACGCAAGGAAAAAGAACCCTCCTTGCGCTCTAGTGAAATCATTACCCTAGAATCTATCCCGCTATATAATACAAATCTAGGCTATGCAAACTACGCGCTTGCAGCGGTGCTTGTGTTTATACTACATCAGACTTCTATCGCAGGGAGTGGAATCCTAAGTGCGTATCAAAACAGAGTGCGAAAAGAAAAATGGCAGAAAGAGAAATTGCAAAGCAAAGACAAAATGAGGGGGCAAAGCGCGGAGAATATCAGCGAAAATATTGGTGGAAATGTCGGGCTAAAATCTAGCGTGGATTTTGGTGGGGACTATGAGGGGTATTTCGAGGTTGTGCCTATTTGGAAACTTATTTTTGGTAGGATTTTGGCATTTGTTGGCATTTATAGTGTGTTGTTTTTGCTTTATTTTGGCGTGCTTTTTCCTACGCTTGGCATACATATCCACGCACGCGCTAGTGATTTTTGGTGTTTTAGCTTGCCATTTATGGCGTGCTGTGTGGCGTGCGGTGTGGCTTTGGGGAGTTTTTTTAGTGATGAGAGTATCCCCACGCAAGTGATTTTTGTATCATCGATGCCTTTGGTGTTTATTATGGGGTTTATATGGCCTAGCGAGCTTTTGCCTGTATTTTTGCGTGAGTTATCGTATTTGATTCCAGCTTTTCACGGGATTCGCGGGCTTATTAGCCTAAATCAAATGGGTGCGGAGTTTGCTAGCGTTATGGGGCATTTTTTTGCGTTTTTTATCATCGGTGGATTTTGCTTTTTGCTAGCGTGGCTTGTGCTATCATATCGCAAAAGAGAGCGTGTATAA
- a CDS encoding ChaN family lipoprotein, giving the protein MQNLKKISNQAFKSFFCAVWVLACLPCLPYLRADLQMSLQGSLQAKALASGSAELSSICESGENQVPKKQIKEQEHTKEQAQKDAQPSNEVLSNQTQNLQKIAQDRFQEVQRLFENLRVSIISSAKQDTKTPINLANQNQTQNLSFADFIFQITDTNILLLGEKHDEKSHHKAQLLIMQALDAYFAWQAGECKRFALVLEMLGSEAQSHIDEASKGKKQIQKENLKTALGWGKWDYQQYRDIVEYAFYAPNFDIIAGNLSRQEISTIYKGAEPIAGNVSTSAEVKERISKIISKSHKTNDATLLERLTQVQQYKDRRMADMLLKSHDFALLLAGNYHITKTFGIPLHIEDFLTSSAKEENTLDKNAISPKEVANIDKTPKTLSVGMLKAKYLTSKRYFKKYGAQILSQYDYILLFR; this is encoded by the coding sequence ATGCAAAATCTTAAGAAAATATCAAATCAGGCGTTTAAGTCATTTTTTTGTGCTGTGTGGGTTTTGGCGTGTTTGCCTTGTCTGCCATATTTGCGTGCGGATTTGCAGATGAGTTTGCAGGGAAGTTTGCAAGCAAAGGCTTTGGCTAGCGGGAGTGCAGAGCTATCTAGTATCTGTGAGAGTGGTGAAAATCAAGTCCCAAAAAAGCAAATAAAAGAGCAAGAGCACACAAAAGAGCAAGCGCAAAAAGACGCACAACCAAGCAATGAAGTGCTATCAAATCAAACGCAAAATCTCCAAAAAATCGCGCAAGATAGATTCCAAGAAGTCCAACGGCTTTTTGAAAACTTGCGCGTTTCTATCATATCTAGTGCTAAGCAAGACACTAAAACGCCAATCAATCTAGCAAACCAAAATCAAACGCAAAATCTGTCATTTGCGGATTTTATATTTCAAATCACGGATACAAATATCCTCCTGCTAGGTGAAAAGCACGATGAAAAATCCCACCACAAAGCCCAACTGCTGATTATGCAGGCTTTGGATGCGTATTTTGCTTGGCAAGCGGGGGAGTGCAAGAGATTTGCACTTGTGCTAGAAATGCTAGGTAGCGAGGCACAAAGCCACATAGATGAGGCAAGCAAGGGCAAAAAACAAATACAAAAAGAAAATCTAAAAACCGCGCTAGGCTGGGGGAAGTGGGACTATCAGCAGTATAGGGACATTGTAGAATACGCCTTTTACGCGCCAAATTTTGACATTATCGCGGGGAATCTCTCACGCCAAGAAATCAGCACGATTTATAAGGGTGCAGAGCCCATAGCGGGCAATGTCTCTACAAGCGCGGAGGTAAAAGAGCGCATAAGCAAAATCATCTCAAAATCTCACAAGACAAATGACGCAACACTGCTAGAGAGGCTAACGCAAGTACAGCAGTATAAGGATAGGCGTATGGCTGATATGCTGCTTAAGTCGCACGATTTTGCATTATTGCTAGCGGGGAATTATCATATCACAAAGACTTTTGGGATTCCGCTTCATATAGAGGATTTTCTTACCTCAAGCGCGAAAGAAGAGAATACCCTAGATAAAAACGCTATAAGTCCAAAGGAAGTGGCAAATATAGATAAAACACCAAAGACACTAAGCGTGGGAATGCTAAAGGCAAAATATCTAACTTCTAAACGATACTTCAAAAAGTATGGAGCGCAGATTTTAAGTCAATATGATTATATTTTGCTTTTTAGGTAG
- a CDS encoding tellurite resistance TerB family protein has protein sequence MTSFILLVIAGVVVYYLYTTFEEYLKNPLPSPQKPQEKQDYSPKDNPYSLPTPQDKLKNSYAGASVAMLNILLQAGISQKNPSLLQVILLDNFIKNLHLQESQETLLKQMLNGIDFSQIISKKSTTQSPATSTDSKDSDTPISNLAQIFLDNTYGEYKKRLHFVGFALTLAWSDRVLEEKEREVILDIAAFLQLENDEFNELYDSFENRFGEVASEADKADTNLVEQYKKELEAKQEQSSLQEAYQSLIQKLCSKSQAASEPQAELLAKLLALESAYNAKNA, from the coding sequence ATGACGAGTTTTATCCTACTTGTGATAGCTGGAGTGGTAGTGTATTATCTCTACACCACTTTTGAAGAATACCTAAAAAACCCGCTTCCCTCCCCGCAAAAGCCACAAGAAAAACAAGATTATTCCCCAAAAGACAATCCATACTCCCTCCCCACTCCCCAAGATAAGCTAAAAAACTCCTACGCAGGCGCAAGCGTAGCAATGCTAAATATCCTACTCCAAGCAGGCATAAGCCAAAAAAATCCTAGCCTTTTGCAAGTCATCCTACTTGATAACTTCATAAAAAATCTACACCTCCAAGAATCCCAAGAAACCCTCCTAAAACAAATGCTAAATGGCATAGATTTTAGCCAAATCATCTCCAAAAAAAGCACCACTCAAAGCCCTGCTACTAGCACAGATTCTAAAGATAGCGATACTCCCATTTCTAACTTAGCACAAATATTTTTAGACAACACCTATGGCGAATACAAAAAACGACTGCATTTTGTGGGGTTTGCCCTCACTCTTGCGTGGAGCGATAGGGTGCTAGAAGAGAAAGAAAGAGAGGTTATTTTGGATATTGCAGCATTTTTGCAGCTAGAAAATGACGAATTTAACGAGCTATATGACAGCTTTGAAAATAGATTTGGCGAAGTGGCTAGCGAGGCAGATAAAGCAGACACAAACCTAGTAGAGCAATACAAAAAAGAGCTAGAAGCAAAGCAAGAGCAATCTAGCTTGCAAGAAGCCTATCAATCCCTTATCCAAAAGCTCTGCTCAAAATCCCAAGCAGCAAGCGAACCACAAGCCGAGCTTTTAGCTAAACTCTTAGCACTAGAAAGTGCGTATAACGCCAAAAATGCTTAA
- a CDS encoding DUF5644 domain-containing protein, translating to MTKIGFLHLEIFCFDPRADYEFYFKKHKISYTHAKPSGEQISTSQTLGEILESISSTLDICVDTSVGLKINGIALLGDNISDELSYKASKEHKEILSKETSSKETLDALLERFGNEWRIEPLSTLYVKKDLTLDLQAMHSKYEEFFDKHHFITQDERKSLSKYLPLNLISTRDDDYLGDGFFLFVKWLAQKHSEHLDDLLESISDTKNGVLSYSSIQNLLYKPNPQIDRDIEWLINALLAQRKEISQTLVKNSKKDFDDTSNLAKSNASTNTMDSTKGTTYILFDGYESSSGKESSELITSCQKLCEKLEIPLANKSAQANISFAYNGGHFTRITDFDFFIKCTLENILQANARGYTLLFGDYASFCEARLALQMLAVKSKNEIKDFMANTKEKIHSMKEPIAYIGDLLKERLHTFAHSDESSALSVVSFISNTTSALESTLNETSYIERIQGVFDALNQGSKKIVLKSFIAQDFSHLAHLNEQCYLEESAKIRFAGIDEGADLLLVDSIEQFRAFDTQAKSSAKAYGRDIDSTKAVFLPSLVLLVLEEILGAESKQKSKAV from the coding sequence ATGACTAAAATAGGCTTTTTACACTTAGAAATTTTTTGCTTTGACCCTAGGGCAGACTATGAGTTTTACTTCAAAAAACACAAGATTTCTTATACGCACGCTAAGCCTAGTGGTGAGCAAATCAGCACAAGCCAAACTTTGGGCGAAATCTTAGAAAGTATCTCTAGCACACTAGATATATGCGTGGATACAAGTGTAGGGCTAAAAATCAATGGCATAGCCCTACTAGGCGATAATATAAGCGATGAGCTAAGCTACAAAGCAAGCAAAGAACATAAAGAGATTTTAAGCAAAGAAACTTCAAGTAAAGAAACTTTGGACGCGCTTTTGGAGAGATTTGGCAATGAGTGGCGCATAGAGCCACTAAGCACACTCTATGTCAAAAAAGACTTGACTCTAGATTTGCAGGCTATGCACTCCAAGTATGAGGAGTTTTTTGACAAACATCATTTCATAACGCAAGATGAAAGAAAATCCCTAAGCAAATATCTCCCGCTAAATCTCATCAGCACGCGAGATGATGACTACTTAGGAGATGGATTTTTCCTCTTTGTTAAGTGGCTTGCACAAAAGCATAGCGAGCATTTAGATGATTTGCTAGAATCTATAAGCGATACCAAAAATGGTGTCCTCTCATACTCAAGTATCCAAAACCTGCTTTATAAGCCAAATCCACAAATCGATAGGGATATAGAGTGGCTTATAAACGCACTTCTAGCACAAAGAAAAGAAATCAGCCAAACCCTAGTCAAAAACTCCAAAAAAGATTTTGATGATACTAGCAATTTGGCAAAATCTAACGCTTCTACAAATACTATGGATTCCACAAAGGGCACGACTTACATACTATTTGACGGCTATGAAAGCAGTAGTGGCAAAGAATCTAGCGAGCTTATCACTTCGTGCCAAAAACTATGTGAGAAGCTAGAAATCCCGCTTGCTAACAAAAGCGCACAAGCAAATATATCCTTTGCCTATAATGGCGGGCATTTCACTCGCATAACTGATTTTGACTTTTTTATCAAATGCACTTTAGAAAACATTTTGCAAGCTAATGCGCGTGGCTATACACTTTTGTTTGGCGACTATGCGAGCTTTTGTGAAGCAAGGCTAGCACTACAAATGCTAGCAGTAAAATCCAAAAATGAGATAAAAGATTTTATGGCAAATACAAAAGAAAAAATACATTCTATGAAAGAGCCTATCGCTTATATCGGGGATTTGCTAAAGGAGCGTTTACACACCTTTGCACATAGTGATGAGAGTAGTGCACTTAGCGTAGTGTCTTTTATCTCAAACACAACTTCCGCGCTAGAATCTACCCTAAATGAAACTAGCTACATAGAGCGCATACAAGGCGTTTTTGACGCACTAAATCAAGGCTCAAAAAAGATTGTCCTAAAATCTTTCATTGCACAGGACTTTTCTCATTTAGCACACCTAAATGAACAATGCTATTTAGAAGAATCTGCTAAAATTCGCTTCGCAGGAATTGATGAGGGTGCAGATTTGTTGCTTGTAGATAGCATCGAGCAATTCCGCGCCTTTGATACGCAAGCCAAGAGCAGTGCCAAAGCCTACGGACGCGATATAGATAGCACCAAAGCGGTATTTTTGCCAAGCCTTGTCTTACTTGTGCTAGAAGAGATTTTAGGTGCGGAGTCAAAGCAAAAATCAAAAGCAGTGTAG
- a CDS encoding glycosyltransferase family 9 protein: protein MREIKDIKVGLITCGNGVGDTIISIKALYIAKTLYGAKCVLFGEKIARTLCAGLDFIDEVVVLPYNRQGFILNQYQAQILAQNKELTAAKLCAKKPKILSKPPRENSAKIDKKANKIATQNLINTFDSHHLDYLIVSSPRSINIALAKSTNAKKILCATKLTSLFSPKCKTLPIYAKKDTYKRVSFEEILCLFVRMINPKIYDENISSLDFAPTALATTQAHKSRIAEFLHKQKLGKHLILLNPFSVSGLYSLSKNAFLDIAERIEAKFSDCTCIIATYPKVHSEFVHLCDKYPKKLKNLLIFPNDDDIFNLIELCKRVSCVITPSTGVAHIAANVGTPTVALYGKPDINRWILGGGGGVAHSYTKARYVLLEQNISYLIAHPSEEAHYIDKVVESLKEVLQSES, encoded by the coding sequence ATGAGAGAAATAAAGGACATAAAAGTAGGGCTTATCACTTGTGGAAATGGAGTGGGCGATACTATCATTTCCATAAAGGCACTCTATATCGCCAAAACACTCTATGGGGCGAAATGCGTGCTATTTGGCGAAAAAATAGCACGCACTCTTTGTGCAGGCTTAGACTTCATCGATGAAGTAGTAGTGCTACCATACAATAGGCAAGGATTTATCCTAAATCAATACCAAGCCCAAATCCTAGCCCAAAACAAAGAACTAACCGCAGCAAAACTCTGCGCAAAAAAGCCCAAAATCCTATCCAAACCCCCACGCGAAAATAGCGCAAAAATCGATAAAAAAGCAAACAAAATCGCCACCCAAAATCTCATAAACACCTTTGATAGCCACCACCTAGACTACCTCATAGTATCCTCCCCTCGCTCTATCAATATCGCCCTAGCCAAATCCACAAATGCCAAAAAAATCTTGTGTGCAACCAAACTAACGAGCCTTTTTTCGCCCAAATGCAAAACCCTGCCCATCTATGCCAAAAAAGATACTTACAAAAGAGTGTCCTTTGAAGAGATTTTGTGCCTTTTTGTGCGAATGATAAACCCCAAAATCTATGATGAGAATATCTCTAGCTTAGATTTTGCCCCTACCGCGCTTGCCACCACCCAAGCGCACAAATCCCGCATAGCAGAATTTCTACATAAACAAAAGCTAGGCAAACACCTCATACTACTAAATCCATTTAGCGTTAGTGGATTATATAGCCTTAGCAAAAATGCCTTTTTAGACATAGCAGAGCGCATAGAGGCAAAATTTAGCGATTGCACCTGCATAATCGCTACTTACCCAAAAGTGCATAGTGAGTTTGTGCACCTTTGCGATAAATACCCAAAAAAGCTAAAAAACCTACTCATATTCCCAAATGATGATGATATATTTAACCTCATAGAATTATGCAAGCGCGTATCTTGTGTGATAACACCTAGCACAGGAGTAGCCCATATCGCAGCAAATGTAGGGACTCCTACCGTAGCTCTCTATGGAAAGCCAGACATAAATAGGTGGATTCTAGGAGGGGGGGGGGGAGTAGCACACAGCTACACAAAAGCTCGATATGTGCTTTTGGAGCAAAATATATCATATCTAATAGCACACCCTAGCGAAGAAGCGCACTACATTGATAAAGTAGTAGAATCACTAAAAGAAGTGCTACAAAGTGAATCTTAA
- a CDS encoding phosphatase PAP2 family protein, with protein MTTSTTKITPPLPSKRKIIQTLKAKKYILSANPTELPLILLILLILCLPLNLKAKSDFERLGDVLTLAPVGVLIVSVGIKDYEGALQLTAGSLLTQGIIEVVKRSFELAHKNGHSIAFAKRPCCDDYKGMPSGHAGGAFSAAGFVFYRYGWKPALPLIGLGILTDASRVYAHKHSIWQVLVGSAIGWGVAWGLTTRYKPRKLLITPEISTDIAGKGVYGLQVAYTW; from the coding sequence ATGACAACCTCGACAACCAAAATAACGCCCCCACTACCAAGCAAGCGCAAAATCATACAAACTCTCAAAGCTAAAAAATACATTCTAAGCGCAAATCCCACCGAACTTCCCTTGATACTCCTCATACTTCTCATACTTTGCCTACCGCTAAATCTCAAAGCCAAAAGCGACTTTGAGCGACTAGGAGATGTGCTGACGCTAGCCCCTGTGGGCGTGCTAATCGTAAGTGTTGGGATAAAAGACTACGAGGGCGCATTGCAGCTTACCGCTGGCTCTCTGCTTACTCAAGGAATCATCGAAGTAGTCAAAAGAAGTTTTGAGCTAGCTCACAAAAACGGACACAGCATAGCCTTTGCCAAACGCCCTTGCTGTGATGACTACAAAGGAATGCCAAGCGGACACGCAGGAGGAGCATTTAGCGCGGCTGGATTTGTTTTTTATCGCTATGGGTGGAAGCCTGCACTGCCACTTATCGGGCTTGGGATTTTGACAGACGCTTCGCGCGTATATGCTCATAAGCACTCTATTTGGCAAGTGCTTGTAGGAAGTGCGATAGGCTGGGGAGTTGCGTGGGGGCTTACTACCCGATACAAACCGCGCAAACTCCTAATCACGCCCGAAATCAGCACAGATATAGCAGGCAAAGGAGTGTATGGCTTGCAAGTGGCTTACACTTGGTAG
- a CDS encoding LysE family translocator, protein MISFAFLLIMPSKNTPIHFKVLATKILESKGNKMSAAMIMLFAVGFIGAITPGPDMLLVARNTILFGAKRALIVLGGIAFGWIFYLGIIYFGLTHLLSNAYSQIALGVLGGLYLGYIAINILRTRYDENRDESSADSALATFSTKTNDNATKSSLDSKQTDSKPDTFLRGLVVNLSNPKAILFFGVVVTQFIGKDLALSIAVLFTSLVSAFVCVVVVSSYFRKHITYKVFFYIDRLSAVLFLGFALSLFYHAFCVYANITH, encoded by the coding sequence ATGATTAGTTTTGCATTTTTGCTTATAATGCCAAGCAAAAATACACCAATACACTTCAAAGTGCTTGCCACAAAAATCCTAGAATCTAAAGGTAACAAAATGTCAGCTGCTATGATAATGCTTTTTGCTGTTGGCTTCATCGGCGCGATAACGCCCGGACCAGATATGCTACTTGTAGCTAGAAATACAATACTCTTTGGTGCGAAACGCGCCCTAATCGTGCTAGGCGGAATCGCATTTGGGTGGATTTTTTATCTAGGTATCATCTACTTTGGGCTTACACACCTACTATCAAATGCCTACTCTCAAATCGCACTAGGAGTGCTAGGAGGCTTGTATCTAGGCTATATTGCTATCAATATTTTGCGCACTCGCTATGATGAAAATCGTGATGAGTCTAGCGCGGATTCTGCTTTGGCGACATTTAGCACAAAGACAAATGACAATGCGACAAAATCTAGCCTAGATTCCAAACAAACAGATTCTAAGCCTGATACATTTTTGCGAGGACTTGTGGTAAATCTCTCAAACCCAAAAGCGATTTTATTTTTTGGCGTGGTGGTTACGCAATTTATCGGGAAAGATTTAGCCCTTAGCATTGCTGTGCTTTTTACCTCGCTTGTAAGTGCGTTTGTCTGCGTAGTAGTGGTATCTAGCTACTTTAGAAAGCACATTACCTACAAGGTGTTTTTCTACATAGATAGGCTAAGCGCGGTGTTGTTTTTGGGATTTGCCTTATCGCTTTTTTATCACGCCTTTTGCGTATATGCCAATATCACACACTAA
- the pflB gene encoding formate C-acetyltransferase, which yields MSEIRGIQILGEFEEGLWQDEINVRDFIVKNYTPYDGDDSFLCAPTSATKQLWELVCGLMKLERERKGVYDVSTDIISTITSHKAGYIDKDLEVIVGLQTDEPLKRAIMPFGGYRMVLNSLKAYDKQEDAQVANVFKYRKTHNDGVFDAYSDEMLLARKVGIITGLPDAYGRGRIIGDYRRVALYGVDRLIEEKLKAKKKLTPDVMNEEVIRLREEISEQIKALNELKQMAQSYGFDISAPAKDIKEAIQWLYFGYLAAIKEQNGAAMSIGRISTFLDIFAERDLKLGKYDENQIQEMIDHFVMKLRMVRFLRTPEYDELFSGDPTWVTECIGGMCMDGRHLVTKMSYRFLHTLYNLGPAPEPNMTVLWNTRLPKNFKEFCARVSIDTSSIQYESDEIMLKEFGDDYAIACCVSPMKIGKQMQFFGARCNLAKAILYAINGGKDEKLGMQVAPMIAPITSEYLDYDEVKARLDIVLDWLARLYINTLNVIHYMHDKYCYERIEMALHNEEVVRTMAGGIAGLSVIADSLSAIKYARVKPVRNEAGLAVDFEIEGEYPKYGNDDDRVDTIAVDLVKGFSQKLALHPTYRESTPTMSVLTITSNVVYGKKTGSTPDGRKAGEPFAPGANPMHGRDTSGCVASFCSVAKLPFKYSKDGISNTFSIIPSALGSERATQEQNLVSLMDGYFADEGYHLNVNVLQKEMLKDAMEHPEKYPQLTIRVSGYAVNFIKLTKEQQLDVISRTFHEKM from the coding sequence ATGAGTGAAATACGAGGAATCCAAATTCTTGGAGAATTTGAAGAAGGACTATGGCAAGATGAAATCAATGTGCGTGATTTTATCGTAAAAAATTACACACCTTATGATGGCGATGATAGCTTCCTTTGCGCCCCGACAAGCGCGACAAAGCAGCTTTGGGAGCTAGTGTGTGGGCTTATGAAGCTCGAGAGAGAGCGCAAGGGCGTGTATGATGTCAGCACGGACATTATCTCTACGATTACTTCGCACAAGGCAGGCTACATAGACAAAGACTTGGAAGTCATCGTGGGATTGCAAACTGATGAGCCTCTAAAGCGCGCGATAATGCCTTTTGGTGGGTATCGAATGGTGCTAAACTCGCTTAAGGCTTATGATAAGCAAGAGGACGCGCAGGTAGCAAATGTCTTTAAATATCGCAAGACGCACAATGACGGCGTGTTTGACGCGTATAGTGATGAGATGCTCTTAGCACGCAAGGTAGGAATCATCACAGGACTTCCAGATGCCTATGGGCGCGGGAGAATCATAGGCGATTATCGCAGAGTGGCACTCTATGGCGTAGATAGGCTCATAGAGGAGAAACTCAAAGCAAAGAAAAAGCTCACACCCGATGTGATGAATGAGGAGGTAATCCGCTTGCGCGAGGAGATAAGCGAGCAAATAAAAGCACTAAATGAGCTAAAGCAAATGGCACAAAGCTATGGGTTTGATATTTCTGCGCCTGCCAAAGACATAAAAGAGGCGATTCAGTGGCTTTACTTTGGCTACCTTGCCGCGATAAAGGAGCAAAATGGTGCGGCGATGAGCATAGGGAGAATCTCCACATTTTTGGATATTTTTGCCGAGCGCGATTTGAAGCTAGGCAAATACGATGAGAACCAAATCCAAGAGATGATAGACCATTTTGTGATGAAGCTAAGAATGGTAAGATTTTTGCGCACGCCAGAGTATGATGAGCTTTTCAGCGGGGACCCCACTTGGGTTACGGAGTGTATCGGGGGAATGTGTATGGATGGGCGACATTTGGTAACCAAAATGAGCTATCGCTTCCTCCACACGCTTTATAATCTAGGACCTGCGCCCGAGCCAAATATGACGGTGCTTTGGAATACGCGCTTGCCAAAGAATTTTAAGGAATTTTGCGCTAGGGTTAGTATCGATACTTCATCGATTCAGTATGAAAGCGATGAAATAATGCTAAAAGAATTTGGCGATGATTATGCAATCGCTTGCTGTGTAAGCCCTATGAAAATCGGCAAGCAAATGCAGTTTTTTGGTGCGCGGTGTAATCTCGCAAAGGCAATACTCTATGCGATAAATGGTGGCAAAGATGAGAAGCTAGGAATGCAAGTAGCACCGATGATAGCACCTATCACAAGCGAGTATTTGGACTATGATGAGGTGAAAGCGCGGCTTGATATTGTGCTTGATTGGCTTGCACGGCTCTATATCAACACGCTTAATGTCATTCACTATATGCACGATAAATACTGCTATGAGCGAATCGAAATGGCACTGCATAATGAGGAAGTCGTGCGCACTATGGCAGGAGGAATCGCGGGGCTTAGCGTGATAGCAGACTCGCTAAGTGCGATAAAATACGCACGCGTAAAGCCTGTGAGGAATGAAGCGGGCTTGGCGGTGGATTTTGAGATAGAGGGCGAGTATCCAAAGTATGGCAACGATGATGATAGGGTGGATACTATCGCGGTGGATTTGGTAAAGGGCTTTAGCCAAAAGCTCGCCTTGCACCCCACCTATCGAGAATCTACACCTACGATGAGTGTGCTAACGATTACCTCAAATGTCGTGTATGGCAAGAAAACAGGCTCTACACCTGATGGGCGAAAAGCTGGAGAGCCATTTGCCCCGGGTGCAAATCCTATGCACGGGCGCGATACAAGCGGGTGTGTGGCGAGCTTTTGCTCGGTAGCAAAACTGCCTTTTAAATACTCAAAAGATGGGATTTCAAATACATTCTCCATAATCCCTAGTGCGCTAGGAAGCGAGAGGGCGACACAAGAGCAAAATCTCGTATCCCTAATGGATGGGTATTTCGCCGATGAGGGCTATCATCTCAATGTCAATGTGCTGCAAAAAGAAATGCTAAAAGACGCGATGGAGCACCCTGAAAAATATCCGCAGCTCACAATCCGCGTGAGTGGGTATGCGGTGAATTTCATAAAGCTTACAAAAGAGCAGCAGCTTGATGTCATCTCAAGGACATTCCACGAGAAAATGTAG